The following DNA comes from Phytohabitans rumicis.
CGGTGCTCGCGGATCTGGTGCTGCGCACCGGTTTCCCGCACGGCGTGACGGCCAGCCACTGCGTGAGCCTCGGCGTGCAGCCGGACGAAGTGCAGCGCGCGGTCGCCGACAAGGTCTCCGAGGCGGGCGTCGCGGTGGTGGCCCTGCCCCAGACGAACCTCTTCCTGCAGGGCCGCCGGCAACCGGTGGCGACGCCGCGCGGCCTGACCGCGGTGCACGCGCTGCGCCGGGCCAGGGCCACCGTGGCGGCCGGCGGCGACAACCTGCGCGACCCGTTCCATCCGATGGGCCGTGGCGATCCGCTGGAGGTCGCCGCGCTCATGGTGACCGCCGGCCATCTGGACACAGTGGACGCCTTGGCGACGGTCACCGCCGAGGCCCGTACGGCGCTGCGGCTGCCGGCGGTGGCGATCGCCCCGGGTATGCCGGCCGACCTCGTGGCGCTGCGCGGCGCCAACCTCCTGGACGCGCTGGCCGCTGCCGACCAGCAGCGGCGGGTATGGCGTGCCGGGCGACTCGTCGCCCGGACCACGGTCAGCCGCGAACTGTCCCTTTCGGAGGACACATGACCGCACTCGTGTTCGACGACGTCGGCAAGACGTTCGCGGATGGCACGCAGGCGCTCACCGACGCCCGCTTCGCGGTCGCCGCGGGCGAGTTCGTCTCCGTGGTCGGCCCGTCCGGCTGCGGAAAGAGCACGCTCCTGCGCATCGCCAGCGGCCTCGACCAGGCCACCTGCGGCGCGGTCGAGGTCCGCGCCACCAACCTCGGGTACGTCTTCCAGGATCCGACCCTACTGCCGTGGCGCTCGGTACGGTCCAACGTGGAGCTTCTCGCCGAGCTGCACGGCATCGACAAGGCGGAGCGGCGCCGGCGGGCCACCGAGGCTATCGAGCTGGTCGGCCTGGTCGGCTTCGAGAAGCACCTGCCGCACGAGTTGTCCGGCGGCATGCGGATGCGGGCGTCGCTGGCCCGCTCGCTCACGCTCCAGCCGGACGTCTTCCTCTTCGACGAGCCGTTCGGCGCGCTCGACGAGATCACCCGGGAACGGCTCAACGACGAGCTGCTGCAGCTGTTCACGGCCCGGGGCTTCGCCGCCCTGTTCATCACACACTCGGTGCTGGAGGCCGTCTTCCTGTCCTCCCGGGTGCTGGTGATGACCGGCCGCCCGGGGCGGGTACAGGCGGAGGTGGCGGTGCCGTTCGACTACCCGAGGCGGCCGTCGCTGCGGTTCACCGCGGAGTTCGCGGCGCTGTGTGGCGAGGTCTCCGCCCACCTGCGAGATGCGTCGTGACCGCGTCCACCCGGATCCTTCCCCCGGTCGGGGTGTTCGCGCTCTTCATCGGCTTCTGGTACGTCATCACGTACGCCGTCCTCGACCCCACCCGCCGGTTCCTGCTGCCGGCGCCGCACGAGGTGGTCAAGGTCGGCTTCCTGGACGAGCGCAACCTGACCGACCTGCTCGGCGGGCTACGCCTGACCACCGAGGTCGCGCTGCTGGGCCTGGGCATCGCGATGGCGCTGGGGGTCGCCGTCGCGCTCCTGATGAGCCAGGCGCGCTGGCTGGAACTGTCGCTGTACCCCTGGGCGGTGGTGCTGCAGACCATCCCGATCCTCGCGCTGGTGCCGCTCATCGGCTTCTGGATGGGCTTCGGCATGGACGGCCGGGTGGTGGTGTGCGTGCTCATCGCGCTGTTCCCCATCATCGCCAACACCCTCTTCGGCCTGCAGGCCGCCGAGGCGGGACTGCACGACCTGTTCACCCTGCACGGGGCGAACCGGCTGACCCGGCTGCGCAAGCTGCTGATCCCGGCCAGCCTGCCGGCCATGTTCGCCGGCTTCCGGATCTCGGCCGGGCTGTCGGTCATCGGCGCGATCGTCGGCGACTTCTTCTTCAAACAAGGGGACCCCGGCCTCGGCATCCTCATCGACCTGTACCGCTCGCGGCTGCAGTCCGAGCGGATGTTCGCCGCCATCATCCTGTCCAGCCTGCTGGGCATCGCGGTGTTTCTGTTCTTCGGCTGGCTGGGCCGGCGGGTTGTCGGCCGCTGGTACCACGCCGGCCGCGGTCACTGACGTCACTGGAGGTATATATGTCCTATCGTCTTACCGCCGGCGTGGCCGGCTTGGCGGTCGCCCTCGTCCTCGCCGGCTGCGGCGGGGACGACGAGGAGGCCGACGCGTCCGCCCCGCTGGCCTCCGCCGCGGCGCCCGGCAGCGCCACCTACCTGGCCGACGTGTGTCCGTCCACGGTGGTCGTACAGACCGACTGGAACCCGGAGAGCGAGCACGGCGGCACGTACGAACTCGTGGGGCCCAACCCGAGCATCGACGCTGACAAGAAGCGTGTTACCGGGACTCTGGTCGCGCACGGCGGCGTCGACACCGGCGTGCGGATCGAGATCCGAGCGGGCGGCCCGGCGATCGGCTTCCAGCAGGTCAGCGCCCAGATGTACGCCGACCCCTCCATCACGCTCGGCTACAACGCCAGCGACGAGGCGATCGCCCTGTCCAAGACGCAGCCGACGATCGGCGTCTTCGCCGGCCTCGAGAAGAGCCCGCAGATCATCATGTGGTCGCCGGACAAGCACCCGGACTGGAGGAGCATCGCCGACATCGGCAAGACCGACACCAAGGTGCTCTACTTCCAGGGCGCGGTCTACATGGACTACCTGACCGGCAACGGCACGCTCAAGAAGAGCCAGGTCGACGGCTCCTACGACGGCGCCCCGGCGAACTTCGTGGCCTCCGGCGGCGAGTTCGCCCAGCAGGGCTTCGCCACCGCCGAGCCGTACATCTACGAGAACGAGGTCACCGCCTGGAAGAAGAAGGTGACCTACCAGCTCATCGCCGACGCCGGCTTCGACTTCTACCAGAACATGCTCGGCGTACGGGCCGGCGATCTGCAGAAGCTGACGCCCTGCCTGAAGAAGCTCGTGCCCATCCTGCAACAGTCCTATGTCGACTTTCTCGGCGCGCCGGACGAGACCAACGCGTTGATCCTGAAGCTGGTCGAGGAGTACAACAACGGCTGGACGTACACCAAGGGGGTGGCCGACTACTCGGTGCGGACGATGAAGGAGCTCGGCATCGTCGGCAACGGCAAGGACAGCGCCATCGGCAACTTCGACGACGCCCGGGTGCAACACCTGATCGAGATCACCGGGCCGATCTTCACCGCGCAGAACAAGGAGATGAAGGCCGGCCTCAAACCGTCCGACATCGTCACCAACGAGTTCATCGACCCGTCCATCGGGCTGAAGTAGTGGCGCGATCGGCTCTTCCGACGGACCGCCGGCCCATCGAGCCGGCGGTCCTGGACACCCTGGCCGCCGACCTGACGTCCGCGTTCGGCGCCGCGGCGGTCTGGCGGGACGAGACCACCCGCCTGACCGCCTCCACCGACTGGGCCCACATGAGCCCGGTCCTGTCGCCGCTGCTGCCCGCCGGCGTCGCGGACATCGTGGTACGTCCACCGGACGCGGACGGGATCGCGCTGGCCGTCGCGATCGCCCACCGGCACCGGGTGCCCGTCACCCCGCGCGGCCAGGGCACCGGCAACTACGGGCAGGGCATCCCCTTGTACGGCGGCCTGGTGCTGGACACCAGCCGGGCGGACCGGATCCTGTCCGTCGCGGACGGGGCCATCACCGCCGAGGCCGGCGCCACGTTCGTCGCGATGGAGAAGGCCGCCCGCGCCACCGGCCAGGAACTGGCCATCATGCCGTCCACTGTGGGCAGCACGATCGGTGGCTTCATCGCCGGTGGGGCCGGTGGCACCGGCTCGCTGGCCAACGGCGCGATCTGGGACGGCTACCTGCTCCAGCTCATGGTGGCGGCCTGCGCCGACGAGCCACGCCTGCTGCCGGTGCCGTACCCGGAGAACACGGCGATGGCGCACGCGTTCGGCACCAGCGGAGTCATCGCGGTCGCGACCGTGGCGCTGCGTCCGGCCCAGCCGTGGACGGCCGTGTTCGCCGCGTTCGGCCGCCTCGACGACGCGGTCGGCGCCGGCGAGGAGCTCTTCGTATTGGCGCCGACCCCGCGCCTGCTCTCCCTCGACGAGCCGGGCGTCGTCGCCACGTACCGCCCCGCCGACCCGGCCATGCCGGCCTTCAACTTCAGCCTGCGCGGCATCGTCGCCGAGCCGAGCGTCCCGCACGTCGAGGCGGTCGTCGCGCGCCACGGCGGCACGGTCACCGCGGTACGCCCGAAGGGCCCCGCGCTGCTCACATCGCTGTCGTTCAACCACGTGACGCACCGGGTTCGCAAGCTCCGCCCGGAGCTGACCCACCTGCAGTGCATGGGCGACGGGTTGACTCGGCGCCGCGGCGACGTGGCCCGGGTGGCGCCGTCGTCGCTGGTGCACCTGGAGGGCTTCCGCACCGCACACGGGCCGGACTGGGCGGGCATGCTCTTCTGCCGCTTCGAGGGCACCGACGCCCTGTACGACACGATGGCCCGGCTCGCCACGGTCGACGTCGCGGTGAACGACCCGCACACCTGGGTGCTGCACCACAACCGGCTGGACCAGGTGCGCAGGGCCGCCGCGGTGTTCGACCCCGACGGCCTACTGAACCCGGGCAAGCTCCCCCGCCCCGACCCGGCGAGCTAGGCCGGCGGGCTGGGGTCGAAGCGGGCGATCTCGCCCAGGGCCTCGCCCGCGGTGGCGAGCATCGCCTCGTAGTGGCGCCTGCCGTGCTCGGCCGTGGCCAGCGTGGGGTCGCCGATGGTGCCGTCCGTGCCGAAGTCGCCGCTGAGCCACCCGAACGCCACCGGCCCGCCGAACCGCACGTGCCGGAACCCGGCCAGGTGCTCCGGCACGTTGCGCCGGGCCTTGGCCATGTCGACGAGGTCCGGCCGCAGGTGCAGCAGCACGGAGGTCTCGCCGATCCCACCGTGGATGCCCATCCCCAGTTCCTCGGCGGTGGACGCGCCCCCCTGGTCCGGCGGGACCGACGGGTGCATGACGAACGTTCGCAGTCCGTACGCCAGCCGCAGGTCGCGCGCGCATACCTGGAGCAGCGCGCTGTTGCCGCCGTGTCCATTGAGGAACACCAGGCGGCGTACCGGGGTGGCGGCGAGGCTGCGGCCCAGGTCGTCGAGGACGGCGGTGAGTGTGGCGGCGGACAGCCACAGGGTGCCCGGCGTGCCGGCGTGCTCGTTGGACTTCGAGTACGCCAGCGGCGGCAGCAGCCACAGGTCGTACCGGTCGCCGTACGCCGCCACCGCGTCGCGGGCCAGCGTCTGCGCGATCACCAGGTCGGTGACCAGTGGCAGGTGCGGCCCGTGCTGCTCGATCGACCCGACCGGCAGTACCGCGACCGCGTCCGGCGAGAGCCCCTGGACGGCGGGCGCGCTGAGCTCCACGAACGCCCGGGCGCTCACAGCTTCAGCACCTCCTGCGCCAGGCGGGTCATCTGCTCCCGGGTACGGGCGAACGAGTCCCCGGGCAGCGCCGGAAAGAGCACCAGGTCGGTGAGGCCGAGCTCGGCACGGTACCGGTCGATCTCGGTGGCGACGTCCTGCGGGGTGCCCACCGCCCAGACGCCCTGCGCCATCGACTCCTCCAGGGTGGGCACGAAGCCGGCCGGCGCCGGTGCGCCGTCCGGGCCGGCGTAGCCGCGGCCCCAGCCGTACGGGCCGAGAAACTTCCAGAACTCGTCGTGCCCGTCGCGAGCGGCCGCGACCGCCTCCGCCCTGGTATCGCCGACGGAAACGTTGAGCACGAGCATCCGCTTCTGCCCCGGCGCCAGGGACCGGCCGTGGTGCGCGGCGAACTGGGCCCCGAACTCCTCCCAGTCCGCGCGGAGCCGGTCGCGCTCCTTGAGCCAGAACACGCCGCCCAGCCCGCGCCGGGGCACCTCGCGCAGCGTCGGCGGGCTGGTGACCGCCTGCCACGTCTCGTACGGGTAGACCGGCCGGGGGACGAGCGTCAGCTCGCTGACGTCGGTGCCGCGGTCCGGGATGCCCGGCGGTGGCAGCTGGAAATGCTCGCCCCGGTAGCTGAACGTCTCCTGCCCGAGCGCCAACTCCAGCACGTCGAGGCACTCGGCGGTGAGCTGCCGGTTTTGCCGATCAGCGGCCGCGGCGTCCGGGTTGTCGTGGCTGCCCACCGAGACCCGCCCGCTGGTGAGCGGCAACATCTCGCGCGGCACCGTGCCGCGGCCCACGCCGAGAATTCCCCGGCCACCACTCAGGTTGTGCAGCAGCGCGAAGTCTTCGGCCAGCCGCAGCGGATGCCACTGACCGACCACATTGAACATCGTGCCGATGCGCAGGCGTCTGGTCCGCGCCGCCAGGAACGCCGAGAACATCAGGCCGTTGGGCACCACCTCGTACCCCTCGTACTGGAAGTGGTGCTCGGTGAGCCAGAAGCTGTCGTACCCGAGCTGCTCGGCGAGCACGCCGCACTCCAGCAGCTCGCGGTGGGCGTGCAGGATGGCCTGTTGGTCGTAGCGGCGGTCCAGGGGATGCGGGCCGCCGAGCCCCGCGTCGGGCATCTCGACCCCGCCGAACAAGAAGATTCCTACCCGCATGGCACCACCTCGATGTTGACCTCATCAACATCTACCCCGCCGCGGTGTCGCCCGCGTTTCGGTCGCGTAGCACGTTGTGCTGTACCAGAACCACCTTCACCGGGCCGGTGTCCACCTGACGCCAGCGGTGCCGCAGCCCACCCGCGTAGTACAGGCTGTCGCCGCCGGACAGGTGGCTCAGCTCCCCTTCGACGTCCACCTCGATCGTGCCGTCCACGACGTAGAGGAACTCCTCGCCGTCGTGCACGTAGTACTCCTCGAACTCGGCCGGCGCACCGGTGAACTCCAGCGGCAGCATCGCCCGTTCGCCCTGGACCAGCGAGCGGACCTTGCCGCCGGCGATGTCCAGCTTGGGCAGTGGGGTGCCGCCGCGCACCAGGCTCACCGGCGCGGTCCCGGACAGCGCGAGCAGCGCCTGCGCGGTCGTCTCCAGGGCCGCGGCGAGCGCGGTCAGCGAGCGCATGCTCGGCTGGGCCAGCCCGCGCTCCACCTGACTCAGGAACGGGTGGCTGAGGCCGGCGCGGGCGGCGACGTCGACCAGGGTGAGGCCGAGGTCGCGGCGCCGCCGCCGGATCGTCGCGCCGAGCCGCTCCACGCTCACGCCGCCCTCGCCAACGCCTCGAGCAGACCATGATCGTCGCCGGCCGCACCGACGACGGCGAGGCCCTGCGGGCCCTGCGCGGTCCTGAGCGGCAGCACAGCGCTGGGCAGGCCGCACGCGCTGGCCAGCACGGTGCGGCGCAGCGTCGCCACCCGCCAGGCGTCCTTGTCCGCCACGGTCACCGCGCGTGGGTGCCCCGGACCGCCGGCCGCGGGGAGCGCCAGCCACGCCCCGGACAGCCACTCGCCCACCTCGGCACGCCAGTCCCGCAGCAGCGCCCGGGCACGCAGCTCGTCGGCCGCGGTGACGCTGTCGCCGTACCGGAAACGGGCCTCGACGTCGTCGGCGAGCGCGCCGGGGTGGGCCCGGATCCACGCACCGTGCAGCCGCCACGCCTCCGCGGCCTGCACCTGCCGGAACGCCGCCAGCAACGCCGGCAGCCGCTCCTCCCAGCCAAGCTCGGCGACCTCGACCTCCGCGCCCCAGGTGGCCGCGGCGCGGCGCGCGTCCGGCGCCACCTCCGGCACCGCCACCACCCGCCGCGCCGGGACCACCGGCTTCGCCGGCAACAAAACCGATCCCACGGTACGCAGCGTCGCGG
Coding sequences within:
- a CDS encoding ABC transporter ATP-binding protein, with the protein product MTALVFDDVGKTFADGTQALTDARFAVAAGEFVSVVGPSGCGKSTLLRIASGLDQATCGAVEVRATNLGYVFQDPTLLPWRSVRSNVELLAELHGIDKAERRRRATEAIELVGLVGFEKHLPHELSGGMRMRASLARSLTLQPDVFLFDEPFGALDEITRERLNDELLQLFTARGFAALFITHSVLEAVFLSSRVLVMTGRPGRVQAEVAVPFDYPRRPSLRFTAEFAALCGEVSAHLRDAS
- a CDS encoding ABC transporter permease, with the protein product MTASTRILPPVGVFALFIGFWYVITYAVLDPTRRFLLPAPHEVVKVGFLDERNLTDLLGGLRLTTEVALLGLGIAMALGVAVALLMSQARWLELSLYPWAVVLQTIPILALVPLIGFWMGFGMDGRVVVCVLIALFPIIANTLFGLQAAEAGLHDLFTLHGANRLTRLRKLLIPASLPAMFAGFRISAGLSVIGAIVGDFFFKQGDPGLGILIDLYRSRLQSERMFAAIILSSLLGIAVFLFFGWLGRRVVGRWYHAGRGH
- a CDS encoding ABC transporter substrate-binding protein codes for the protein MSYRLTAGVAGLAVALVLAGCGGDDEEADASAPLASAAAPGSATYLADVCPSTVVVQTDWNPESEHGGTYELVGPNPSIDADKKRVTGTLVAHGGVDTGVRIEIRAGGPAIGFQQVSAQMYADPSITLGYNASDEAIALSKTQPTIGVFAGLEKSPQIIMWSPDKHPDWRSIADIGKTDTKVLYFQGAVYMDYLTGNGTLKKSQVDGSYDGAPANFVASGGEFAQQGFATAEPYIYENEVTAWKKKVTYQLIADAGFDFYQNMLGVRAGDLQKLTPCLKKLVPILQQSYVDFLGAPDETNALILKLVEEYNNGWTYTKGVADYSVRTMKELGIVGNGKDSAIGNFDDARVQHLIEITGPIFTAQNKEMKAGLKPSDIVTNEFIDPSIGLK
- a CDS encoding FAD-binding oxidoreductase; translated protein: MARSALPTDRRPIEPAVLDTLAADLTSAFGAAAVWRDETTRLTASTDWAHMSPVLSPLLPAGVADIVVRPPDADGIALAVAIAHRHRVPVTPRGQGTGNYGQGIPLYGGLVLDTSRADRILSVADGAITAEAGATFVAMEKAARATGQELAIMPSTVGSTIGGFIAGGAGGTGSLANGAIWDGYLLQLMVAACADEPRLLPVPYPENTAMAHAFGTSGVIAVATVALRPAQPWTAVFAAFGRLDDAVGAGEELFVLAPTPRLLSLDEPGVVATYRPADPAMPAFNFSLRGIVAEPSVPHVEAVVARHGGTVTAVRPKGPALLTSLSFNHVTHRVRKLRPELTHLQCMGDGLTRRRGDVARVAPSSLVHLEGFRTAHGPDWAGMLFCRFEGTDALYDTMARLATVDVAVNDPHTWVLHHNRLDQVRRAAAVFDPDGLLNPGKLPRPDPAS
- a CDS encoding creatininase family protein, with translation MSARAFVELSAPAVQGLSPDAVAVLPVGSIEQHGPHLPLVTDLVIAQTLARDAVAAYGDRYDLWLLPPLAYSKSNEHAGTPGTLWLSAATLTAVLDDLGRSLAATPVRRLVFLNGHGGNSALLQVCARDLRLAYGLRTFVMHPSVPPDQGGASTAEELGMGIHGGIGETSVLLHLRPDLVDMAKARRNVPEHLAGFRHVRFGGPVAFGWLSGDFGTDGTIGDPTLATAEHGRRHYEAMLATAGEALGEIARFDPSPPA
- a CDS encoding LLM class flavin-dependent oxidoreductase → MRVGIFLFGGVEMPDAGLGGPHPLDRRYDQQAILHAHRELLECGVLAEQLGYDSFWLTEHHFQYEGYEVVPNGLMFSAFLAARTRRLRIGTMFNVVGQWHPLRLAEDFALLHNLSGGRGILGVGRGTVPREMLPLTSGRVSVGSHDNPDAAAADRQNRQLTAECLDVLELALGQETFSYRGEHFQLPPPGIPDRGTDVSELTLVPRPVYPYETWQAVTSPPTLREVPRRGLGGVFWLKERDRLRADWEEFGAQFAAHHGRSLAPGQKRMLVLNVSVGDTRAEAVAAARDGHDEFWKFLGPYGWGRGYAGPDGAPAPAGFVPTLEESMAQGVWAVGTPQDVATEIDRYRAELGLTDLVLFPALPGDSFARTREQMTRLAQEVLKL
- a CDS encoding helix-turn-helix domain-containing protein, with the protein product MSVERLGATIRRRRRDLGLTLVDVAARAGLSHPFLSQVERGLAQPSMRSLTALAAALETTAQALLALSGTAPVSLVRGGTPLPKLDIAGGKVRSLVQGERAMLPLEFTGAPAEFEEYYVHDGEEFLYVVDGTIEVDVEGELSHLSGGDSLYYAGGLRHRWRQVDTGPVKVVLVQHNVLRDRNAGDTAAG
- a CDS encoding amidase family protein encodes the protein MAPPWRPLAPPTGTGPLDGLRLAVKDLFAVAGHAVGAGNPTWLASAPPSEVDATAVARLRAAGASVVGLAQTDELAFSLSGTNIHYGTPPNPAAPDRVTGGSSSGPAAAVALGEADVGLGTDTGGSIRVPASCCGLFGIRPTHGAVPSDGVLGLAPSFDTVGWLTRDAATLRTVGSVLLPAKPVVPARRVVAVPEVAPDARRAAATWGAEVEVAELGWEERLPALLAAFRQVQAAEAWRLHGAWIRAHPGALADDVEARFRYGDSVTAADELRARALLRDWRAEVGEWLSGAWLALPAAGGPGHPRAVTVADKDAWRVATLRRTVLASACGLPSAVLPLRTAQGPQGLAVVGAAGDDHGLLEALARAA